The following proteins come from a genomic window of Metarhizium brunneum chromosome 2, complete sequence:
- the sog2_1 gene encoding Leucine-rich repeat-containing protein sog2 has protein sequence MEWLERMPAGNPGTSSSSVRGLPDNPAQGRRPVPNSAATSNGPPPPPPPIPGLRNTSSNATLSASSPITSAAQIIGLAREAMQTALESEGQAAEAGAVGTALRAGVTVDLSRKGIQKLPEEVIDIVKDQLERLALSHNQLSSLPTRFSECTSLRYLNIRGNQIKEFPIALCDLTSLEILDLGRNQLRILPQDIARLSSLKVLSVPKNQIRELPLCLADMGSLQVLKFEGNPISFPPKDAIRPQSGSPPHDGIMRETEVTEVAVTAIIKKFLRHFAMTGRMEGDATGDESSEGGTDVPRFPLRRAASGRFPIKVNGADVPDMRSPNGAPRPPPIPTRSHNRGLSQQSTAMRRPGVMPLTIGNVNERLRSNSETLLRSDRGPDGRSRRMGIVSRKPSELGTLDETQANNRFSHYRGLSHGSAMQGTPQGVKSPATPSDPYLQRPIYVRRLSVLPERRRESKIFDPIIEAAKGILYSVFQIHPMIQMLMTLTSDGSAKRSSLEIVFYNTNSHVEELEQEVQRHDTTLLENGQYSAIDNENVHRACHTLVSAYGHVCTLLAENIDTFVNNGDARYIRTLLMLLYNSIMELRVTLATVGASRPGSQSSNRSMPDASETIKPFQREPFATPTADRTGLLRSRNGTVVHNPAGLRVATDLPLHYANGSTRTAKLALATPRSGGSFSSTGSRDLANDYTGEDAQFDKVFLSLQKSTDIVLRTLPSFHGQLQSDLRTAMQRRAPMALVQDWKHLIAMCGYTIQQTEILRNRLSLIKLNDPSVRSHPGFWTLCNNFVNSWWSLITKIKKSIDGLPLPPDTRMRLRPIQQCMKETGNIIVQSPWHNLMRSSGPNGSLGGHYSQSASPTTQVPITPQSAALGPAMQATVSTTPHSASFAAAFHGNVFDRADALMANPGISMSRSGTMSRGHSGFNSLSSISSMSSDGIPSISAPFSPPNGGLGLSRLHGGRLAL, from the exons ATGGAGTGGCTAGAACGGATGCCAGCTGGCAATCCGggaacgtcgtcgtcgtctgttCGTGGATTGCCCGATAATCCTGCTCAAGGCCGGCGTCCCGTTCCCAATTCCGCTGCCACCTCAAATGGCCctcccccgccgccgcccccgaTTCCCGGCCTTCGAAATACGTCTTCCAACGCGACCTTGTCGGCGTCCAGTCCCATCACTAGCGCCGCGCAGATTATTGGCTTGGCTCGAGAGGCTATGCAGACGGCCCTTGAGAGCGAGGGTcaggctgctgaggctggtGCTGTCGGCACTGCATTAAGAGCTGGCGTCACTGTCGATCTGAGTCGAAAGGGAATCCAAAAACTACCCGAAGAAGTGATAGATATTGTCAAGGATCAACTAGAACG ACTTGCTTTGTCGCACAACCAACTGTCAAGTTTACCGACTCGATTTTCCGAATGCACGTCTTTGCGGTACCTAAATATCAGAGGCAATCAAATCAAAGAGTTCCCGATAGCG CTATGCGACCTGACATCTCTCGAAATTCTCGACCTCGGACGGAATCAGCTTCGAATACTGCCACAAGACATTGCAAGGTTATCGTCACTCAAGGTCTTGTCTGTGCCCAAGAACCAAATTCGGGAATTGCCTCTGTGCCTCGCCGATATGGGATCCCTCCAAGTGCTCAAATTTGAAGGCAACCCAATTAGCTTCCCACCCAAGGACGCCATACGACCACAATCCGGAAGCCCGCCGCATGATGGCATAATGAGAGAAACCGAAGTTACCGAGGTCGCCGTCACGGCCATAATTAAGAAGTTTCTTCGGCATTTTGCCATGACGGGACGGATGGAAGGTGACGCAACTGGTGATGAGTCCAGCGAGGGTGGTACCGACGTACCTCGGTTTCCTTTGAGACGAGCCGCGAGCGGTCGATTTCCTATCAAGGTCAATGGCGCTGACGTACCTGATATGCGGTCTCCTAACGGTGCACCCCGACCGCCCCCAATCCCGACGAGGTCGCATAACCGTGGCTTATCGCAACAAAGCACTGCGATGCGTCGGCCGGGCGTCATGCCTTTAACCATCGGAAATGTGAATGAGAGGCTTCGCAGCAACTCCGAGACATTGCTGCGATCTGATCGAGGCCCGGACGGCCGCAGTCGACGCATGGGAATCGTATCCAGGAAGCCATCTGAGCTGGGCACCCTCGATGAGACACAGGCAAATAATCGCTTTAGCCACTATCGCGGCCTGAGCCACGGTTCTGCCATGCAAGGAACGCCCCAAGGTGTCAAGAGTCCGGCGACGCCCAGTGACCCATACCTCCAGCGACCCATTTATGTTCGCCGATTATCTGTCCTCCCCGAACGTCGGCGAGAGTCAAAGATATTTGACCCTATCATTGAAGCAGCCAAGGGCATCCTGTATTCCGTCTTTCAGATCCACCCCATGATACAGATGCTCATGACCTTGACAAGTGACGGATCAGCAAAACGGTCAAGTCTAGAAATCGTCTTTTACAACACCAACTCGCATGTTGAGGAGCTTGAACAAGAGGTCCAGAGACACGACACGACGCTCCTAGAGAATGGCCAATACTCTGCCATAGATAATGAAAACGTGCATCGAGCCTGCCATACCCTTGTCAGCGCATACGGCCACGTTTGTACCCTTCTGGCCGAGAACATTGATACCTTTGTCAACAACGGAGACGCGCGATATATCCGCACGCTCTTGATGTTACTCTACAATAGTATCATGGAACTTCGTGTAACCTTAGCCACTGTTGGTGCCTCGCGGCCAGGATCTCAATCATCGAATCGCAGCATGCCAGACGCTAGCGAGACGATAAAACCATTCCAACGGGAACCCTTTGCGACCCCGACGGCTGATCGGACTGGGCTTTTGCGCAGTCGTAATGGAACCGTCGTCCACAATCCTGCTGGCCTGCGCGTCGCAACAGACCTCCCGCTTCACTACGCCAATGGCTCAACTCGGACCGCAAAACTCGCCTTGGCAACACCACGGTCCGGCGGGTCCTTTTCTTCTACGGGCAGCCGAGATCTTGCCAATGATTACACGGGAGAGGATGCACAGTTTGACAAAGTCTTTTTATCACTACAAAAGTCCACTGACATAGTTCTCCGCACGCTGCCAAGCTTCCACGGTCAACTGCAGAGTGATTTGAGGACGGCCATGCAGCGCCGCGCCCCAATGGCTCTCGTCCAGGACTGGAAACATTTAATTGCCATGTGTGGCTATACCATACAGCAGACAGAAATCCTCCGGAACAGACTGTCCCTGATTAAACTCAATGACCCCAGTGTACGCTCCCACCCCGGATTCTGGACCTTGTGTAACAACTTTGTCAACTCTTGGTGGTCCTTGATCACCAAGATCAAGAAGTCCATCGACGGCCTTCCGCTGCCGCCCGATACAAGGATGCGATTGCGACCTATTCAGCAATGCATGAAGGAGACTGGCAACATAATCGTACAATCACCCTGGCACAATCTAATGCGATCTTCTGGGCCTAATGGGAGTCTGGGTGGTCACTATTCTCAGAGTGCCTCGCCGACAACCCAGGTTCCGATTACGCCGCAAAGTGCTGCACTTGGACCTGCCATGCAGGCGACCGTTTCTACAACACCGCATAGCGCCTCGTTTGCCGCGGCATTCCATGGCAACGTTTTTGATCGCGCGGATGCTCTAATGGCAAATCCTGGAATATCCATGTCTCGCAGTGGCACAATGTCGCGAGGCCATTCTGGGTTCAACTCCCTCTCGTCTATTTCGTCAATGTCGTCGGATGGAATCCCGTCAATATCAGCACCCTTTAGCCCACCAAATGGAGGCTTGGGGCTATCTAGACTACATGGCGGGAGGTTGGCTTTGTAA
- the BLM gene encoding Bloom syndrome protein yields the protein MPALQRTSSYTDIGFTLRRQFNKNEFRPYQREIIEAALSGHDVYVQAATSFGKSLCFQLPAVIDQGITLVISPLLSLMINQVEALRASGVDASSLNSNTPYPEKDRIQRDLETGHPKTRLLYVTPELCSGFRFRERLQLVHKQKELARIAIDEAHCISEWGHDFRKDFKRLSWFRETFPDVPIMCLTATANPQVREDVLRILKLDETPDRIKMFLMSPQRHNLHIEIRYTKDQEDNRLADFLKWMRAVYERRRIESRKKELQDAGERPEGVSGIIYTISRDECETLAASLREEGVGARPFHAKLTKEVKEETLNRWINNEPGYDIIVATTAFGMGIDKNNVRFVAHWRIPKSFEGYYQEAGRAGRDGNASYCFLYYSREDLERVMRMIRSDSKEGSNLDARLRSLQALATYCENTNSCRHAQICKYFGDSSSPACDFACDWHKDVHDLKTRFLKGLASPDWVSSQVEQGTYDGHDYYDDD from the exons ATGCCAGCTCTGCAGCGAACTAGTTCGTACACAGACATTGGATTCACCCTGCGACGGCAATTCAACAAGAATGAGTTCAG GCCATATCAACGTGAAATCATTGAAGCCGCTCTCAGTGGACACGATGTTTATGTTCAGGCCGCAACCTCTTTCGGAAAGAGCCTGTGTTTTCAACTTCCGGCCGTGATAGACCAAGGAA TCACTCTAGTCATCTCTCCTCTGCTGAGTCTTATG ATAAACCAGGTCGAAGCTTTGAGAGCATCAGGTGTCGATGCCAGCTCCCTTAATAGCAACACGCCATATCCAGAGAAGGATCGCATACAACGAGATCTAGAGACTGGCCACCCCAAAACGCGTCTTTTGTATGTCACTCCGGAACTTTGTTCTGGTTTCAGATTTCGTGAACGACTACAATTGGTCCATAAGCAGAAGGAGCTGGCTAGAATCGCCATCGATGAAGCACATTGCATTTCTGAGTGGGGGCATGATTTTCGCAAAGACTTTAAACGGCTTTCTTGGTTCCGGGAGACTTTTCCTGATGTACCCATCATGTGCCTTACCGCCACCGCAAACCCTCAGGTAAGGGAGGACGTGCTCCGCATTCTGAAGTTGGACGAGACTCCGGACAGGATTAAAATGTTTCTCATGAGTCCGCAACGGCATAATCTTCATATAGAGATTCGATACACTAAAGACCAAGAAGACAATCGGCTTGCAGATTTCTTGAAGTGGATGCGAGCCGTCTACGAGCGGCGACGAATCGAGTCCAGGAAAAAAGAGCTGCAAGACGCGGGTGAACGCCCGGAAGGCGTCTCAGGTATTATTTACACCATATCGCGGGACGAGTGTGAGACTCTCGCAGCATCTTTACGCGAAGAGGGAGTTGGGGCCCGCCCCTTCCACGCAAAACTCACCAAGGAAGTGAAAGAAGAGACTTTAAATCGCTGGATCAATAACGAACCTGGCTATGATATTATCGTGGCTACAACGGCGTTTGGCATGGGTATCGACAAGAACAATGTTCGATTCGTCGCCCATTGGCGTATCCCAAAGTCTTTTGAAGGATATTACCAAGAAGCTGGTCGCGCAGGGCGTGATGGCAATGCCAGCTATTGCTTCTTATACTACAGTCGCGAAGATTTAGAACGCGTCATGCGAATGATTCGCAGCGATTCAAAGGAAGGATCAAACCTTGACGCTAGGCTGCGTAGCCTTCAGGCCTTGGCTACTTATTGTGAAAACACAAATTCTTGCCGTCATGCACAGATATGCAAATATTTTGGCGATAGCTCTTCGCCGGCGTGCGATTTCGCTTGTGATTGGCATAAAGATGTTCATGATCTGAAAACGAGATTTCTGAAGGGTTTGGCGAGCCCGGACTGGGTGAGCTCGCAGGTGGAACAAGGCACATATGATGGCCACGATTACTACGATGATGATTaa